A single genomic interval of Desulfobacterales bacterium harbors:
- the cobS gene encoding adenosylcobinamide-GDP ribazoletransferase has translation MNGLIAAIQFLTVFRLSKQAAFEPEKMLPFFPVVGILIGVFLGCFDRTIALVWENHIVSLLDVLFLAWITGGLHIDGLGDTADGLYGNRPKEKALAIMKDSRIGAMGMIAIFFGLTVKWAAIDGMESGRFIALLVVPAFARSSILFGTRFLAYGRTEGLGKDFFSSAIQWRSFLWVLLPIGLSLFLGGKALLVICGFFFLTGAMVLFYKKRINCITGDMLGAMNEICEAGLFLVVAMGCAP, from the coding sequence ATGAACGGACTCATTGCCGCCATACAGTTTTTAACCGTCTTTCGTCTCTCGAAGCAAGCTGCTTTCGAACCCGAGAAAATGCTCCCCTTTTTCCCGGTGGTCGGTATTCTCATCGGTGTTTTTCTAGGCTGCTTTGATAGAACGATCGCGCTGGTTTGGGAAAATCATATTGTTTCTTTGCTGGATGTTCTGTTTTTGGCCTGGATAACCGGCGGGCTGCATATAGATGGCCTGGGCGATACGGCGGACGGACTTTATGGAAACCGGCCCAAAGAAAAAGCGCTGGCCATTATGAAAGACAGCCGCATCGGCGCCATGGGCATGATCGCCATCTTTTTCGGGTTAACGGTAAAATGGGCTGCGATCGACGGGATGGAATCAGGGCGGTTTATCGCCCTCTTGGTTGTGCCTGCCTTTGCGCGTTCAAGTATTTTGTTTGGCACACGGTTTTTGGCTTACGGCCGAACCGAGGGCCTTGGAAAGGATTTTTTTTCTTCAGCAATCCAATGGCGCTCATTTCTGTGGGTGCTTTTGCCAATAGGCTTATCCCTGTTCCTGGGCGGCAAAGCGCTGTTGGTAATCTGTGGCTTTTTTTTCCTGACCGGCGCCATGGTGCTGTTTTACAAAAAACGCATCAACTGCATTACCGGCGATATGCTCGGGGCGATGAATGAAATTTGCGAAGCCGGGCTTTTCCTGGTGGTTGCGATGGGATGTGCCCCGTGA
- the cobU gene encoding bifunctional adenosylcobinamide kinase/adenosylcobinamide-phosphate guanylyltransferase gives MRELILVTGGCKSGKSRHALNLAERFALRKIFIATCNPFDEEMKQRVARHKQERNDSWQTLDVPVRLPEAISDYAKKDTVLLIDCLTLWINNLLLIAEDPDGIHSAVERLIQAANIAPCPVIIVSNEVGAGIVPENRLARLFRDIAGISNQQIAAAADRVICMMAGLPLTLKETRCG, from the coding sequence TTGAGAGAACTCATTTTGGTGACCGGCGGGTGCAAAAGCGGAAAGAGCCGCCATGCGCTCAACCTGGCAGAGCGGTTTGCTTTGCGGAAAATATTTATCGCCACCTGCAATCCGTTTGATGAGGAGATGAAACAGCGTGTGGCGCGGCACAAGCAAGAGAGAAACGATTCTTGGCAGACCCTTGATGTACCGGTACGGCTGCCTGAAGCCATATCCGATTATGCTAAAAAGGACACGGTTCTTCTGATCGACTGCCTGACCCTATGGATAAATAACCTGCTGTTGATTGCGGAAGATCCCGATGGTATTCACTCAGCGGTTGAAAGACTGATTCAGGCTGCAAATATAGCGCCTTGCCCGGTGATCATCGTCTCCAATGAGGTGGGTGCCGGGATCGTACCGGAAAACCGTTTGGCCCGTCTGTTCCGGGATATAGCCGGTATTTCCAATCAACAAATAGCCGCCGCGGCGGACCGGGTGATTTGCATGATGGCAGGGCTTCCCCTGACACTTAAAGAAACGAGATGCGGATGA
- a CDS encoding cobyric acid synthase has product MSLECGDQKKAACLAVLGTGSDVGKSVICAALCRIFAQKGVRVAPFKAQNMSNNSGVTPDGLEMGRAQIVQAEAAGMAPHVDMNPILLKPTSDRRSQLVLMGKVVDTHSAAEYYHHKETLFHTACEALDRLRNQYDLVVMEGAGSCAEVNLMDRDIVNLKMATYADAPVILAADIHRGGVFAQIIGTLACLSDHQRHRIAGFIINRFRGDSSLFSDGVSWIEEKTGKPVFGVLPWFHHFRIENEDSVAIEAPPALRPERINPPAVAVIRIPHISNFTDFDPLTAVDGLHVYYLERPQDLNAFSGVILPGSKSTCHDLKWLHRTGWQDLITTYASRGGHVLGVCGGYQMLGEIVHDPDGIEGKPGSTTGLCLLPIETVLSEPKTTSRTRFSWNGIEGLGYEIHMGKTDVNGGTALFLITEKNGLETHETDGCVAATGNIMGTYIHGLFDSPGIIRAWLQEIGVNGLTPPPIQGACVREENYEKLATHFKTHVDMDRIMQMLPEG; this is encoded by the coding sequence ATGTCATTAGAATGCGGGGACCAAAAAAAAGCCGCTTGCCTGGCGGTATTGGGGACGGGCTCGGATGTGGGCAAGAGCGTTATTTGCGCTGCGTTGTGCCGAATATTCGCCCAAAAAGGTGTTCGCGTGGCGCCATTTAAAGCGCAGAATATGTCGAACAATTCGGGCGTTACCCCTGATGGCCTGGAAATGGGGCGAGCGCAAATCGTTCAGGCCGAAGCAGCGGGAATGGCACCCCATGTGGACATGAATCCGATTTTACTAAAACCCACCAGTGATAGGCGCTCTCAGCTGGTATTGATGGGAAAGGTGGTGGACACCCATTCAGCCGCCGAATATTATCACCACAAGGAAACGCTTTTCCACACGGCCTGCGAGGCACTTGATCGACTGCGGAATCAATATGATCTAGTGGTCATGGAAGGGGCAGGCTCCTGCGCTGAAGTCAACCTGATGGATAGGGATATCGTTAATTTAAAAATGGCCACCTACGCCGATGCGCCGGTGATTTTGGCGGCTGATATTCACCGGGGCGGTGTGTTTGCTCAGATTATCGGCACGCTTGCCTGCCTTTCCGACCATCAACGGCATAGGATCGCAGGTTTTATCATCAACCGGTTTCGAGGGGATTCGTCTTTATTTTCCGATGGGGTGTCGTGGATTGAAGAAAAAACCGGCAAGCCGGTTTTCGGTGTATTGCCCTGGTTTCACCATTTCCGAATTGAAAATGAGGATTCAGTGGCCATTGAAGCACCGCCGGCCCTGAGACCGGAAAGAATCAACCCGCCGGCCGTGGCGGTGATACGCATTCCCCATATTTCCAATTTTACGGACTTTGATCCGCTGACCGCTGTAGACGGATTGCATGTATATTACCTGGAGAGGCCACAGGATCTCAATGCGTTTTCCGGGGTAATTCTGCCGGGCTCAAAAAGCACCTGTCATGACCTGAAGTGGCTCCATCGCACCGGCTGGCAGGATTTGATCACAACGTATGCCTCCCGTGGCGGGCATGTTCTGGGAGTCTGCGGCGGGTATCAAATGCTCGGGGAAATTGTTCATGATCCCGATGGGATTGAAGGAAAGCCCGGTAGCACGACCGGGCTATGTCTTTTGCCGATAGAAACCGTTTTGTCGGAACCCAAAACTACATCCAGAACGCGGTTTTCATGGAACGGTATTGAAGGGCTCGGATATGAAATCCATATGGGGAAAACCGATGTCAACGGCGGTACCGCGCTGTTTCTTATCACCGAAAAAAACGGCCTCGAAACCCATGAAACGGATGGCTGTGTCGCTGCAACCGGAAACATCATGGGAACCTATATTCATGGGTTATTCGATTCGCCGGGGATTATCCGCGCATGGTTGCAGGAAATCGGGGTAAACGGCTTAACGCCGCCTCCAATTCAAGGCGCCTGCGTCAGAGAAGAAAACTATGAGAAACTGGCCACACATTTTAAAACGCATGTGGATATGGACCGTATTATGCAGATGCTTCCGGAGGGATAA
- a CDS encoding zinc ribbon domain-containing protein: protein MPVYEFQCPKDGTIIEEFVKMGTEHIDCPKCQGKAQRIISTCTFSLKGGGWYADGYAAKK from the coding sequence ATGCCGGTTTATGAATTTCAATGCCCGAAAGACGGCACCATTATAGAAGAATTTGTGAAAATGGGGACGGAACACATTGACTGCCCGAAATGCCAAGGAAAAGCCCAAAGAATCATTTCCACATGCACTTTTTCCCTCAAAGGCGGGGGATGGTATGCGGATGGCTATGCCGCCAAGAAATAG
- a CDS encoding VOC family protein yields the protein MARYNGINHLAMVTSDMDMTIRFWRDLLGMRLVAGLGKEGYRHYFFEISGTDMIAFFEWPGVKKIPERDHGVPVKGAIAFDHVSIGVESVEDLIEIKQKLAASEFWVSEIIDHGFIYSIYAFDPNNIPIEFSYNVQAVDIRRNPKMKDKHPCKTAMEGPDPQSGIWPLPTVNTEAEERQVYPGEGRIFVSVDNLNIKI from the coding sequence ATGGCCCGTTATAATGGAATCAATCATTTGGCGATGGTAACCAGCGATATGGACATGACCATTCGCTTCTGGCGCGATCTGCTGGGAATGCGGCTTGTCGCAGGACTTGGAAAAGAAGGATACCGTCACTATTTTTTTGAAATATCCGGGACGGATATGATCGCCTTTTTTGAGTGGCCGGGGGTGAAAAAAATTCCGGAAAGAGATCATGGTGTACCGGTTAAGGGCGCCATCGCATTCGACCATGTCTCCATCGGCGTTGAATCGGTTGAGGACCTCATTGAAATCAAACAGAAGCTGGCCGCGTCCGAGTTTTGGGTGTCCGAGATTATCGATCATGGATTTATCTATTCTATCTACGCGTTTGATCCGAACAATATCCCTATCGAGTTCAGCTATAATGTCCAGGCGGTTGATATTCGACGCAATCCTAAAATGAAAGACAAGCACCCCTGCAAAACGGCAATGGAAGGACCGGACCCGCAATCCGGTATCTGGCCGTTGCCGACCGTCAATACGGAAGCTGAAGAAAGACAAGTTTATCCCGGAGAGGGTAGAATTTTCGTAAGCGTCGACAATCTCAATATCAAAATTTGA
- a CDS encoding cupin domain-containing protein has product MFYKKSNDHYITAVSGVDRKTIVYGQNTLMSEFKLKKNSILPMHAHPQEQTGYLVAGRIRLILDTQVHDCEPGDSWCIPGDMVHGAEILEDSIAIEVFSPARKDYLPET; this is encoded by the coding sequence ATGTTTTACAAAAAAAGTAACGATCACTACATAACAGCGGTTTCCGGTGTCGACCGGAAAACGATCGTTTATGGTCAAAATACCTTGATGAGCGAGTTTAAGTTAAAGAAAAATAGTATATTGCCAATGCATGCACACCCGCAAGAACAAACGGGATATCTGGTTGCCGGCCGCATACGGCTCATCCTGGATACGCAGGTCCATGACTGCGAACCCGGCGATAGTTGGTGCATTCCTGGCGATATGGTGCATGGCGCGGAAATATTGGAGGATTCCATTGCGATTGAGGTGTTTTCACCGGCGAGAAAGGACTATCTTCCCGAAACCTAA
- a CDS encoding MBL fold metallo-hydrolase, with protein sequence MQSRPKGDCPPVKLAENFWLLGNYYLSLYLVQGSHSSALIEMGVSAVTDTVINQLSSLNISPTYLIVTHPHSDHLTGLVGLSKRFPSATPVFGHGAKDFLAHPKSLEIMVREDRFISRMLAVRGERVDRPPINRFQFPNQSLTVDEFMQIDLGGVALQCRLLPGHSPGNILIHIPEKNALIASDSLGFRMPGRFFVPCFFTGFADYMNTLNALAVLKPAILGLGHQGPLFGEAVDHAFSSARQAALDLYTQITENREDRQAMADEIFRKFYIDEFTLYSEENIRSCCQLLVRRALEYMAVGGQAIS encoded by the coding sequence ATGCAGTCAAGGCCCAAAGGGGATTGCCCACCGGTAAAATTGGCCGAGAATTTCTGGTTGCTCGGCAACTATTATTTAAGTCTTTATCTGGTTCAGGGAAGTCATTCCTCCGCATTAATTGAAATGGGGGTTTCCGCAGTAACGGACACCGTGATTAACCAATTGTCATCATTGAATATATCACCAACTTATCTGATCGTAACCCATCCCCACAGTGACCACCTGACCGGGCTGGTCGGGCTCAGCAAAAGATTCCCATCCGCTACGCCGGTGTTTGGCCATGGCGCAAAAGATTTTCTGGCGCATCCCAAATCCCTTGAAATCATGGTACGAGAAGATCGATTTATCTCCAGGATGCTGGCGGTCAGGGGAGAGAGGGTCGATCGCCCGCCCATTAATCGTTTTCAATTTCCGAATCAGAGCCTGACTGTTGATGAATTCATGCAGATTGATCTGGGGGGTGTTGCTTTGCAATGTCGCTTGCTTCCGGGTCACTCACCAGGCAATATTCTCATCCATATACCCGAAAAAAATGCATTAATCGCATCCGATTCTCTCGGGTTTCGTATGCCGGGTCGCTTTTTCGTCCCGTGTTTTTTTACCGGTTTTGCGGATTATATGAACACATTGAATGCGTTGGCGGTGTTAAAGCCGGCGATTTTGGGCTTGGGTCATCAAGGACCCTTGTTCGGCGAAGCGGTGGATCACGCTTTTTCAAGTGCGCGCCAGGCAGCCTTGGATTTATATACTCAAATCACGGAAAACCGGGAAGATAGGCAGGCGATGGCCGATGAGATATTCCGCAAATTCTACATTGATGAATTTACCCTATACAGCGAAGAGAACATTCGAAGCTGCTGCCAACTTCTGGTTCGCAGGGCATTGGAGTATATGGCAGTCGGCGGCCAGGCGATATCGTAA
- a CDS encoding DUF3786 domain-containing protein, translating to MTYLVDSILFQDLAALNSETVCRNALCEYDHEHRCFYLSVWGDRYAIYPYEKRIDRLGAHDKDAHEYINVFLLHYLLQAKQIEATNDWISEKDIPGGATFFRGPHKIPTHLISQQYGNNLKAFGERCQSLQGVPLELADMAYRFQITPRIRIAVLYWEGDETFLPEAKLLYDRSISKQFAPDVIFALACEICHKIGRMPSTPLSSENGLIS from the coding sequence ATGACTTATTTAGTTGATTCGATACTTTTTCAAGATTTGGCCGCACTGAATTCTGAAACAGTTTGCAGAAACGCCCTGTGTGAATATGATCATGAGCACCGATGTTTTTATCTATCGGTATGGGGGGATCGATATGCCATTTATCCTTATGAAAAAAGAATTGACCGCTTAGGCGCTCACGACAAAGACGCCCATGAATACATAAATGTTTTTCTGCTTCATTACCTGCTGCAAGCCAAACAAATCGAAGCGACAAACGATTGGATTTCCGAAAAAGATATCCCGGGCGGCGCTACTTTTTTCCGCGGGCCCCATAAGATTCCGACGCATCTGATTTCACAGCAATACGGCAATAATTTGAAAGCATTTGGGGAAAGGTGCCAATCTTTGCAGGGTGTTCCTTTAGAACTGGCGGACATGGCCTATCGTTTTCAAATCACACCTCGTATTCGCATTGCGGTTTTATATTGGGAAGGGGATGAAACCTTTTTGCCCGAAGCAAAATTGCTGTATGATCGCTCCATTTCCAAGCAGTTTGCCCCGGATGTTATTTTTGCTTTGGCATGCGAAATCTGTCACAAAATTGGAAGAATGCCATCAACACCCCTTTCATCGGAAAATGGGTTGATAAGTTAA
- the aspS gene encoding aspartate--tRNA ligase, producing MADLLGEMRRTHHCCELSARHVGQEVVLMGWVQRRRDHGGVIFVDLRDKEGITQVVFNPERNTAVHEKAHVIRSEFVLAVRGIVYARLDGMNNPNLKTGDIEIMADELLVLNTAQTPPFPVEEKVEVSESIRLKYRHIDLRRPQFQKNIVLRHKAGAVVRQYLNSNGFLDIETPVLTKSTPEGARDYLVPSRVNPGQFYALPQSPQLFKQLLMISGFERYYQIVRCFRDEDLRADRQPEFTQIDIEMSFVGEEDVMRIAEGLMSAVFREVRGLELKTPFPRLPYDEAMARFGLDKPDLRFELELKEVSDIVATSGFKVFASAVEKGGMVKALNAKGCIHLSRKEIDDLTDFVAVYRAKGLAWIKVKEDEWQSPIAKFFSDSEKAALAERLDMKPGDLVFFVADQPKVTNEALGHLRNHLARKLGLIDDNEFNFLWVTRFPMMEYDEEAKRYQALHHPFTSPLEEDFDLLETDPLAAKSRAYDLVLNGSEVGGGSIRIHQLDFQKKVFKALGMEPAEYEEKFGFLLNALDSGAPPHGGIAFGFDRLVMILCGQPSIRDVIAFPKTQKAACLLTQAPSEATPAQLDELNLRIRKLASL from the coding sequence TTGGCAGATCTGCTGGGAGAAATGAGGCGGACACATCATTGTTGTGAGTTAAGTGCACGGCACGTTGGGCAGGAAGTCGTCCTGATGGGCTGGGTGCAGCGCCGTCGCGATCACGGCGGCGTGATTTTTGTTGATTTGCGCGATAAGGAGGGCATCACGCAGGTGGTGTTTAACCCCGAGCGGAATACAGCGGTTCACGAAAAGGCGCATGTGATTCGCAGTGAGTTTGTTTTGGCGGTTCGGGGAATCGTTTATGCCCGGCTTGACGGGATGAATAATCCCAACCTGAAGACCGGTGACATCGAAATCATGGCCGATGAGCTGTTGGTTCTGAACACTGCGCAAACCCCGCCGTTTCCCGTTGAGGAAAAAGTGGAGGTATCGGAGAGCATTCGGCTTAAATATCGTCATATTGATTTGCGCCGGCCGCAGTTTCAAAAAAACATCGTCCTTCGTCACAAGGCAGGGGCGGTTGTTCGGCAATATTTGAACAGCAATGGATTTTTAGATATTGAAACACCGGTGCTCACCAAAAGCACGCCCGAGGGCGCGCGGGATTATCTGGTGCCAAGCCGGGTCAATCCCGGTCAGTTTTATGCACTGCCCCAGTCTCCACAGCTCTTTAAACAACTTTTGATGATATCCGGCTTTGAGCGCTATTACCAGATCGTTCGCTGCTTTCGGGATGAAGACCTTCGGGCCGACAGGCAGCCCGAGTTCACTCAAATCGATATCGAGATGTCCTTTGTGGGCGAAGAAGACGTAATGCGGATCGCTGAAGGGCTGATGAGCGCCGTATTCAGGGAAGTTCGCGGACTTGAGCTGAAAACCCCGTTTCCGCGGCTGCCTTACGATGAGGCCATGGCCCGCTTCGGCCTGGATAAACCGGATCTGCGCTTCGAACTTGAGCTAAAAGAAGTTTCCGATATTGTAGCGACATCGGGTTTTAAAGTGTTTGCTTCGGCCGTTGAGAAAGGCGGCATGGTAAAAGCGCTTAATGCCAAGGGATGTATTCATCTGTCGCGAAAGGAAATTGATGATCTGACGGATTTTGTGGCGGTTTACCGTGCCAAGGGCTTGGCGTGGATAAAAGTAAAGGAAGATGAATGGCAGAGTCCCATTGCCAAGTTCTTTTCGGATTCGGAAAAGGCCGCTCTTGCGGAGCGACTTGATATGAAACCGGGCGATCTGGTGTTTTTTGTGGCGGATCAGCCAAAAGTGACCAATGAAGCGCTGGGACATCTGAGAAATCATCTGGCTCGAAAACTGGGCCTCATTGATGATAATGAGTTTAATTTTCTATGGGTCACGCGGTTTCCCATGATGGAGTATGACGAGGAGGCCAAACGCTATCAGGCACTTCACCATCCGTTTACGTCTCCCTTGGAAGAGGATTTCGATTTGCTTGAAACTGATCCGCTGGCCGCCAAATCCCGAGCTTACGATTTGGTCCTCAACGGCTCTGAGGTGGGTGGCGGCAGTATCCGTATTCACCAACTGGATTTTCAGAAAAAGGTGTTTAAGGCCCTTGGTATGGAACCTGCAGAATATGAGGAAAAATTCGGATTTCTGCTTAACGCGCTTGATTCCGGGGCCCCGCCTCATGGCGGCATCGCCTTTGGGTTTGATCGGCTGGTCATGATTCTATGCGGACAGCCGTCCATTCGAGACGTGATTGCTTTCCCGAAAACTCAGAAGGCGGCTTGCCTTCTCACTCAGGCGCCTTCCGAAGCCACGCCAGCGCAATTAGACGAGTTGAACCTGCGAATCAGAAAGTTAGCTTCGCTGTAA
- the hisS gene encoding histidine--tRNA ligase, producing the protein MIQLIRGFKDVLPGEVELWQMVEKTAAGLFDGFGFKEIRVPLMERTELFARSIGEGTDIVEKEMYTFADRKGEMITLRPEATASVVRAYIQHKLYAAEPVRKFYTIGPMFRRERPQKGRYRQFYQINAEVFGVAAPAMDAQLIYMLVTLLKALSVPDIHVHLNSLGCPDCRPGYKAALEAYAEKAMAALCEDCRRRKSQNALRLLDCKVPGCRDAMADAPSLQDYLCNECKLHFSEVKAHLQQVGISYLIDKRLVRGLDYYTRTTFEIQTGALGAQNAVAGGGRYDGLVAALGGPDTPAIGFAIGFDRLTETTALRNQALETPPDVFIVALGDECRQRAFLWSCELSRSGIRTEMDFSGRSLKALMKRANRLQSRYVLIFGESELENKMVLLRDMSNSEQFEIRMDGIVAEVSRKLQRD; encoded by the coding sequence ATGATACAATTAATTCGAGGATTTAAAGATGTTTTGCCCGGAGAGGTGGAACTGTGGCAGATGGTTGAAAAAACAGCCGCCGGGCTGTTTGATGGTTTTGGGTTCAAGGAGATTCGGGTTCCCCTGATGGAGCGGACCGAGCTGTTCGCCAGAAGCATCGGCGAAGGCACGGATATTGTGGAAAAGGAAATGTATACCTTTGCGGATCGAAAAGGGGAAATGATCACGCTTCGGCCCGAGGCAACCGCCTCCGTGGTTCGCGCCTACATTCAGCATAAACTGTATGCTGCGGAGCCGGTCCGGAAATTTTATACCATCGGTCCCATGTTTCGAAGGGAACGGCCGCAAAAAGGACGTTACCGGCAATTTTATCAAATCAATGCCGAGGTGTTCGGTGTGGCCGCGCCGGCCATGGACGCTCAACTTATCTATATGCTCGTCACGCTGTTAAAGGCGCTATCGGTTCCGGATATTCATGTGCATCTGAACTCGCTGGGATGCCCGGATTGCCGGCCCGGCTACAAGGCCGCGCTTGAAGCCTATGCGGAAAAGGCGATGGCAGCGCTTTGCGAAGACTGCCGCCGCAGAAAGTCGCAAAATGCATTGCGCCTTTTGGACTGCAAGGTGCCCGGGTGTCGGGACGCCATGGCGGATGCCCCGTCATTGCAGGATTATTTATGTAACGAGTGCAAATTGCATTTTTCAGAAGTAAAGGCCCATTTGCAGCAGGTGGGTATTTCCTATCTGATCGATAAACGGCTGGTGAGAGGTCTTGACTATTATACGCGTACCACATTTGAAATTCAGACCGGCGCGCTGGGCGCCCAAAACGCGGTTGCCGGCGGCGGACGATATGATGGCCTGGTGGCGGCACTCGGCGGACCGGATACCCCTGCCATTGGATTTGCCATCGGGTTTGATCGCTTAACAGAAACTACAGCGCTTCGCAACCAGGCGCTTGAGACACCGCCGGATGTGTTTATTGTCGCTTTGGGGGATGAATGCCGGCAACGGGCATTTTTGTGGTCTTGTGAGCTGAGCCGGTCCGGTATTCGAACGGAAATGGATTTTTCGGGGCGCAGCCTAAAGGCCTTGATGAAACGGGCCAATCGCCTTCAATCAAGATATGTCCTTATTTTCGGTGAATCCGAGCTTGAAAACAAAATGGTCCTATTGAGGGATATGTCGAATTCAGAACAATTTGAAATCCGGATGGATGGGATTGTAGCGGAAGTTTCGAGAAAATTACAACGCGATTAA
- the panB gene encoding 3-methyl-2-oxobutanoate hydroxymethyltransferase, which produces MASSVTVTTLLKMKEKGEKSTMLTAYDYPFAKIVDECGVDMILVGDSLGMVVQGNSSTLPVTMDEVIYHTRMVSRGTQRAMVIGDMPFMSYQSSTRDAILNAGRFLKEAGATAVKLEGGAAVADVIQSISAAGIPVQAHIGLTPQSVHQMGGFKVQRDEDRLLSDARDVEAAGAFSVVLEGIPADIAKKITNTLKIPTIGIGAGPDCDGQVLVIHDLLGLFDRHTPKFVKQYAQLGQAAKKAVTAYAEEVKAGTFPSKAHCY; this is translated from the coding sequence ATGGCTTCTTCAGTTACCGTAACAACCCTCTTAAAAATGAAAGAAAAGGGCGAAAAAAGCACCATGCTGACCGCATATGACTACCCGTTTGCAAAGATCGTGGACGAATGCGGAGTGGACATGATTCTCGTAGGCGATTCACTGGGAATGGTGGTACAGGGAAATTCCAGCACCCTGCCCGTCACGATGGATGAGGTCATTTACCACACGCGCATGGTCTCAAGGGGCACCCAACGCGCCATGGTGATCGGCGATATGCCGTTTATGTCCTATCAGTCCAGTACCCGGGATGCCATTCTCAATGCCGGGCGGTTTCTTAAGGAAGCCGGCGCCACCGCCGTCAAACTGGAAGGGGGTGCGGCAGTGGCCGACGTGATCCAATCCATTTCAGCAGCCGGAATTCCGGTGCAGGCGCATATTGGCTTGACGCCGCAATCCGTTCACCAGATGGGCGGCTTTAAGGTTCAGCGGGATGAAGACCGGCTTTTATCGGATGCCCGGGATGTGGAGGCTGCCGGCGCCTTTTCCGTTGTTCTGGAAGGTATTCCAGCCGATATCGCCAAGAAGATAACCAACACATTGAAAATTCCCACTATCGGCATCGGCGCCGGCCCGGATTGCGACGGCCAGGTCCTGGTAATTCATGATCTTTTGGGGCTCTTTGACAGGCACACCCCTAAATTCGTTAAACAATACGCCCAACTGGGGCAGGCAGCCAAAAAAGCTGTCACGGCCTATGCCGAGGAGGTTAAGGCGGGCACTTTTCCAAGCAAAGCACATTGCTATTGA
- a CDS encoding DUF2520 domain-containing protein, protein MKPSFAIVGCGRVGTAFALYLCKLGYPLAGVACRTIDSAKTLATLVNSLHFSDSPLEITGQADVVFITTPDGVIEGVCETISEKNGFKEKAVVLHSSGALPSTILSSARRCGAYIGSLHPLQSFASKSFDKSPFSGIITDIEGDGPAVNMAIQIATDLGASSLPIKTEAKTLFHASAVVASNYLVSVLDLAFRLIGEAGVSQKEAWKVLQPLVNGTLNNVGSVGIPEALTGPIARGDVETVARHLHHMKEKVPELVPLYNALGLHTIQVALAKGTLKDAPAAALTKILIP, encoded by the coding sequence ATGAAACCATCCTTTGCCATTGTCGGTTGCGGCAGGGTCGGAACCGCATTTGCGTTATATTTATGTAAGTTGGGATATCCTCTGGCCGGTGTTGCCTGCCGGACGATAGACTCTGCCAAAACCCTGGCAACTTTGGTTAACAGCTTACATTTCAGTGACTCTCCCCTGGAAATTACCGGACAGGCCGATGTTGTTTTCATAACGACTCCGGACGGGGTTATTGAGGGGGTTTGCGAAACCATTTCAGAAAAAAACGGTTTCAAGGAAAAAGCGGTGGTGCTGCACAGCAGCGGTGCCCTGCCCTCCACAATTCTTTCTTCCGCCAGGCGTTGCGGCGCTTATATCGGCTCTCTCCATCCGTTGCAGAGTTTTGCATCCAAATCGTTTGATAAAAGCCCGTTTTCCGGCATTATTACCGATATTGAAGGCGATGGCCCCGCGGTGAATATGGCCATTCAAATCGCGACGGATTTGGGCGCCAGCAGCCTGCCGATCAAAACGGAAGCCAAAACGCTGTTTCATGCCTCAGCCGTCGTGGCTTCCAATTATCTGGTATCCGTGCTTGATTTGGCGTTCAGGCTTATCGGTGAAGCGGGGGTGTCGCAAAAAGAAGCATGGAAAGTACTGCAACCACTAGTTAACGGCACACTGAATAATGTCGGCTCCGTAGGCATTCCCGAGGCGCTGACCGGTCCTATCGCTCGCGGGGATGTGGAAACGGTTGCCCGGCATCTTCACCATATGAAAGAAAAGGTGCCGGAACTGGTTCCGCTGTATAACGCCCTGGGACTGCATACCATTCAGGTGGCACTGGCCAAAGGCACCCTGAAAGATGCGCCCGCTGCAGCGCTCACAAAAATTCTTATCCCTTGA